CCCCGCGGTGGCCTACGCCAAGACGAAGGACTCGATCAACGCCGCCACCCTGACCGAGTTGGACGCCGCCCTGGAGCGCGAATTCCAGGGTCAGGCCGGATTGCTGCGCTCACACGACTTCAAAGAGGGCGCAACGGCGTTCCAGCAGCGCCGCACTCCCAGCTTCAGCGACCGCTAGGTAGCCAGGCGCTTACTTTCGGCCGAACCGGCAATCCTCGTGATGTCAGTTCCGAATAACTGACATAACGAAGGGAAACAATGGCCGAACAGCTGCGCTGTCTGGTGACCGGGGCGACCGGCTACATCGGCGCTCGATTGGTGCCTCGCTTGCTCGACGAAGGTCACCGCGTGCGCGCGCTGGCCCGCGACCCGGGCAAGCTGACGGACGTGCCGTGGCGCGAGCAGGCCGAGGTGGCACGCGGTGACCTGGCCGACGTCGAATCGTTGATCGAAGCGTTCGCCCGCATCGACGTCGTCTACTACCTGGTCCACTCGATGGGGACGTCGAAGAATTTCGCCGACGAAGAGAGCCGCTCGGTTCGCAACGTCGTGACGGCGGCGCGTCGCACCGGAGTGCGTCGAGTGGTGTACCTGAGCGGGCTGCATCCCGACGGCACCGGGCTCTCGCCGCACCTCGAATCGCGCAAGGCTGTCGGCGATGCGCTGATCGACTCAGGCGTCGAGGCGGTGGTGCTGCAGGCCGGCGTGGTCATCGGGTCGGGGTCGGCATCGTTCGAGATGATCCGGCACCTCACCGACCGGTTGCCGGTAATGACCACGCCGAAGTGGGTGCGCAACAGAATCCAGCCCATCGCGGTGCGCGACGTGCTCTACTACCTGGTCGCCGCGGCCACCGCACCGGTGCCGTCCTCGCGAACCTGGGATGTGGGCGGCCCCGACGTGTTGGAATACGGCGACATGATGCGCGTCTACGCCGACGTCGCGGGCCTGCGCCGGCGCTACCTGTTCGTGCTGCCGTTTTTGACGCCGTCGATCGCCAGCCTCTGGGTGGGGACGGTGACCCCGATTCCCTCCGGTTTAGCGCGCCCGCTGATCGAATCGCTGGAATGCGATGCGGTGATGCGTAATTCGGAGATCGACACGATCATCGCGCCACCGCCGGGTGGCCTGACCGGTTACCGCCGGGCCGTCGAGTTGGCGCTCAACCGGGCCGCGCGGGGTCTGCCCGAGGCCAGCTGGGACTCGTCGCACTCCGAACCGGCCGAATCGCTGCCCAGCGATCCGGACTGGGCGGGCGAAGTCGTTTATACCGACGAGCGAACGGCATCGACAACTGCAGGGCCCGAAGAAGTCTGGACGGCAGCGGAAAAGGCCGCCCCTCACAACCGACGGTGGACCGTGGCGGAGCGCGAACCCGGGACCACGTTGCGGCTGCGCTCCCGGATGCGCGCCAGGGGTACGGCGTGGCTGGAATTGACGGTCACGCCGCAAGACGGCGGCGGCAGCATATACACGCAGCGGGCGACCTTTGTCCCGGCCGGCCTCCCGGGGCGTGCGTACTGGTTCCTCGCCCGGCCGCTGCATGCCGTTACCCTGAGTGCGCTGGCCCGCAACGTGATTGGTGCCGCCCAGTAGCCGACGGCTAGACGCCGAACATCGGCGGCAACACCAGCACCATGATCAGCCCCCAGAAGAAGTGGGTCAGCATCGGCGCCAGGATCCCGCCGCTGGCCCGGCGCTCCAAGGCACACACGGTGCCGAGAATGACCGCGGCGAATCCGAGCATCGGGTTGCCGCTGGCCAGGGTCGCGCAGAGGTACAGCACGGTCGAAATCGCCACTGGCGCATGCCGACCCAGCGCGGTATACAGCGCGCCACGAAAGAACGCCTCCTCGGCGACGCCGTTGATCAGAGTGATCGCCACGACCAGCCAAAACGACCCTTGATGGGCATATTGAAGGACGCGGGCGATCAGGGACGCCACGGCCGGAATCTCCCTGGCGACCAGGCCACCGACCACGAAGACTCCGCCGAGGACCAGACCGATGGCCGTACCGCTGATCACCGGGCGCTGATTGCGGCCGCGCCAGCAGATACCGCCCAGATGCAGCGGGCCGGAGAGAAACGCACCCGCGATCCACACGGCCGCCAACACCAGGGTCAGCCAATAGAAGTTCGAGTCACCCGGAGCGCGTCGCAGCGAAAAGCCAAGCACCACAGCGCCGATTACCAGGGTGAGCGCGACGACGACGCGGCGCCGCCGCACCGTGGAAGGCGATTCATGGTGTGGCACAGCGACGTTGGTAACGGCGCGACGCAGCTCCGAGTACACGCTGGTGTGGTATGGAGTGGTGACCTCGCTCATGCGATCCGTACCTTCGGGGTCCACGCGATCAAAAGGTCGAGCCCGGTCCGCAGTGCTCCCGCGATCGGGCCCGGCACCAAATTCACCAGTCCCAGGGAGGGCCGCGCGATGGGCAGGGTCACCGCCCAGGCGACCCGCTGGATCCGCAGCGCATCACCGCCGGCCCACGCCGGATCGGTGTCGGCGAGGTCGTGGGGATCGGCCAGCCCGTTGACGGGTCGCGGCGCGCGGCGGGCCAGACCCCGCAATGCCAGCTCGATGGCATCCTCGACGCCCAGCAGTCCGCCGGGCGGGTCGGGCACCCGACTGCGCAGGTCGCTCGCGGAGGCCACCATCGGATGATCCAGTGACTCGACCAAGTCTGAGGCCAATCCTTGCGGCACCGGAAGCGCGAAGCCCGTGATCAACGACGCCAGCGCCGGGTTGACCCACGGCACCCATACCGACGCATGCCACCTGCCGGCGATACGCGCATAGGTCTTCAGCAGATCCCGATACGACGTGGTGTCGGTCCCATGGATGTCGTAGGCCCCGGCCGGGACCCGGTCCGGATCGGCCGCGGCCACCAGGTAGTGCAGCACGTCCCGGATCGAGATCGGATCGATCGGGTTCTCCAGCCATTCCGGGATCGGAACGAACGGAAACCGGTCTCCCACGTAGCGCATCATCTCGAACGACGTCGATCCGGCGCCGATGATGATCGCCGCGCCCAGCCACACCAGTTCCGGACCGT
The DNA window shown above is from Mycobacterium sp. Aquia_216 and carries:
- a CDS encoding DUF2867 domain-containing protein → MAEQLRCLVTGATGYIGARLVPRLLDEGHRVRALARDPGKLTDVPWREQAEVARGDLADVESLIEAFARIDVVYYLVHSMGTSKNFADEESRSVRNVVTAARRTGVRRVVYLSGLHPDGTGLSPHLESRKAVGDALIDSGVEAVVLQAGVVIGSGSASFEMIRHLTDRLPVMTTPKWVRNRIQPIAVRDVLYYLVAAATAPVPSSRTWDVGGPDVLEYGDMMRVYADVAGLRRRYLFVLPFLTPSIASLWVGTVTPIPSGLARPLIESLECDAVMRNSEIDTIIAPPPGGLTGYRRAVELALNRAARGLPEASWDSSHSEPAESLPSDPDWAGEVVYTDERTASTTAGPEEVWTAAEKAAPHNRRWTVAEREPGTTLRLRSRMRARGTAWLELTVTPQDGGGSIYTQRATFVPAGLPGRAYWFLARPLHAVTLSALARNVIGAAQ
- a CDS encoding CPBP family intramembrane glutamic endopeptidase — encoded protein: MSEVTTPYHTSVYSELRRAVTNVAVPHHESPSTVRRRRVVVALTLVIGAVVLGFSLRRAPGDSNFYWLTLVLAAVWIAGAFLSGPLHLGGICWRGRNQRPVISGTAIGLVLGGVFVVGGLVAREIPAVASLIARVLQYAHQGSFWLVVAITLINGVAEEAFFRGALYTALGRHAPVAISTVLYLCATLASGNPMLGFAAVILGTVCALERRASGGILAPMLTHFFWGLIMVLVLPPMFGV
- a CDS encoding NAD(P)H-binding protein, which translates into the protein MRILVTGATGYVGSRLVTALLADQHQVLAATRNPKRLKRFGWYDDVAPVRLDASDPVSAQAAMDAAGPVDVIYYLVHAIGQPDFRDADRAAAANVAAAARDAGVRRIVYLGGFVPAGGGLSDHLASRAEVAEALTVPDGPELVWLGAAIIIGAGSTSFEMMRYVGDRFPFVPIPEWLENPIDPISIRDVLHYLVAAADPDRVPAGAYDIHGTDTTSYRDLLKTYARIAGRWHASVWVPWVNPALASLITGFALPVPQGLASDLVESLDHPMVASASDLRSRVPDPPGGLLGVEDAIELALRGLARRAPRPVNGLADPHDLADTDPAWAGGDALRIQRVAWAVTLPIARPSLGLVNLVPGPIAGALRTGLDLLIAWTPKVRIA